A single genomic interval of Staphylococcus hyicus harbors:
- the carB gene encoding carbamoyl-phosphate synthase large subunit: MPKRNDIQSILVIGSGPIIIGQAAEFDYAGTQACLALKEEGYRVILVNSNPATIMTDKEIADKVYIEPLTHDFIARIIRKEQPDALLPTLGGQTGLNMAIELHNSGVLASNNVKLLGTELDSIERAEDRERFRTLMNELDVPVPESDIVNTLEQAFHFKEQVGYPLIVRPAFTMGGTGGGICHNDEELKEVVSNGLKYSPATQCLIEKSIAGYKEIEYEVMRDKNDNAIVVCNMENIDPVGIHTGDSVVVAPSQTLSDVEYQMLRDVSLKVIRALGIEGGCNVQLALDPHSMKYYIIEVNPRVSRSSALASKATGYPIAKLAAKIAIGLTLDEMKNPVTGTSYAAFEPALDYVVSKIPRFPFDKFEKGERELGTQMKATGEVMSIGRTYEESLLKAIRSLEYGVHHLGLPNGESYSLDYIKERIKAQDDERLFFIGEAIRRGTSLEEIHDMTKIDFFFLNKFKNIIEMEHALKANKGDIDYLKFAKRFGFSDRVIAHRFETTEENVYRLRQQHNIFPVYKMVDTCAAEFESATPYFYGTYEEENESIVSKKEKIIVLGSGPIRIGQGVEFDYATVHAVWAIQKAGYEAIIVNNNPETVSTDFSISDKLYFEPLTEEDVMNIINLEQPKGVVVQFGGQTAINLADKLAKHGVKILGTTLEDLNRAENRKEFEALLNQINVPQPKGKTATSAKEALENARDIGYPVVVRPSYVLGGRAMEIVHNDAELENYMNEAVKASPEHPVLVDRYLTGKEIEVDAICDGETVIIPGIMEHIERAGVHSGDSIAVYPPQTLSQQDIDTLEVYTVKLAKGLNVIGLINIQFVLAHDGVYVLEVNPRSSRTVPFLSKITEIPMAQLAMRAIMGEKLRDMGFQQGIQPYQEGVFVKAPVFSFNKLKNVDITLGPEMKSTGEVMGRDLTLEKALYKGLTAAGMEVKDYGTVLITVSDKDKQEIVKIARRLNEVGYKIIATKGTADTLAEHGIRVETVGKIGGQDDLLHKIQDGDVQIVINTMTKGKTIERDGFQIRRTSVENGVPCLTSLDTANALTNVIESMTFSMRNM, from the coding sequence ATGCCAAAAAGAAATGACATTCAATCCATTCTAGTTATTGGTTCGGGGCCGATTATTATCGGCCAAGCTGCCGAATTTGATTATGCTGGAACACAGGCGTGTTTGGCCCTTAAAGAAGAAGGTTATCGCGTAATTTTAGTCAACTCTAATCCAGCGACGATTATGACAGATAAAGAAATTGCAGATAAAGTATACATTGAACCGCTGACACATGACTTTATTGCACGCATTATCCGTAAAGAACAACCAGATGCATTATTGCCAACGCTAGGTGGTCAAACAGGACTAAATATGGCGATAGAACTTCATAATAGTGGTGTACTTGCGTCTAATAACGTCAAGTTGCTTGGCACAGAATTAGATTCGATAGAACGTGCTGAAGACCGTGAACGTTTTCGTACTTTAATGAACGAACTGGATGTTCCTGTACCTGAAAGTGATATCGTAAATACCTTAGAACAAGCATTTCACTTTAAAGAACAAGTAGGATATCCGTTAATTGTTCGCCCTGCATTTACGATGGGGGGAACAGGTGGCGGCATCTGTCACAACGATGAAGAACTGAAAGAGGTCGTTTCAAACGGTTTAAAATACAGTCCAGCAACGCAGTGTTTAATTGAAAAATCAATAGCGGGATATAAAGAAATCGAATATGAAGTGATGCGCGACAAAAATGACAATGCCATTGTCGTTTGTAATATGGAAAATATTGACCCTGTTGGTATACACACGGGAGACTCAGTTGTTGTAGCACCTAGTCAAACGCTATCAGATGTAGAATATCAAATGTTACGAGATGTATCGTTAAAAGTCATTCGTGCTTTAGGTATCGAAGGCGGATGTAATGTACAACTTGCGCTTGATCCACACTCAATGAAATATTACATCATCGAGGTAAACCCACGTGTGTCTCGGTCATCTGCATTGGCTTCAAAAGCAACGGGCTACCCCATCGCCAAATTGGCAGCAAAAATTGCAATTGGTTTAACACTTGATGAAATGAAAAATCCAGTTACAGGTACATCATATGCCGCATTTGAACCAGCTCTAGATTATGTTGTTTCTAAAATCCCGCGTTTCCCATTTGATAAATTTGAGAAAGGTGAACGTGAATTAGGCACACAAATGAAAGCGACTGGAGAAGTCATGTCTATTGGTCGCACGTATGAAGAATCATTACTTAAAGCAATCCGGTCATTGGAGTATGGGGTGCATCATTTAGGCCTTCCTAATGGAGAATCCTATAGTTTAGATTACATTAAAGAACGTATTAAAGCGCAAGATGATGAGCGTTTATTCTTCATCGGCGAAGCAATCCGACGAGGTACATCTTTAGAAGAGATTCATGATATGACAAAAATCGACTTTTTCTTCTTAAATAAATTTAAAAATATTATTGAAATGGAACATGCCCTCAAAGCAAATAAAGGCGATATTGACTACCTTAAATTTGCGAAACGTTTCGGATTTAGTGACCGCGTTATCGCGCACCGTTTTGAAACGACTGAAGAGAACGTCTATCGATTGCGACAACAACACAATATTTTCCCAGTATACAAAATGGTGGATACATGTGCAGCTGAATTTGAATCTGCGACACCTTATTTTTACGGGACATACGAAGAAGAAAATGAGTCTATTGTTAGTAAAAAAGAAAAAATTATCGTTTTAGGGTCAGGACCTATTCGCATTGGTCAAGGTGTCGAGTTTGATTATGCGACGGTTCATGCCGTATGGGCAATTCAAAAAGCAGGTTACGAAGCCATAATTGTTAACAATAATCCTGAAACGGTCTCTACAGATTTCTCGATTTCAGATAAATTGTACTTTGAGCCGTTAACAGAAGAAGATGTTATGAATATCATAAATCTTGAACAACCAAAAGGGGTCGTTGTTCAATTTGGTGGTCAAACAGCGATTAACCTTGCCGATAAACTTGCAAAACACGGTGTTAAAATTTTAGGTACGACATTAGAAGATTTAAATCGTGCTGAAAACCGTAAAGAATTTGAAGCATTATTAAATCAAATCAATGTTCCGCAACCTAAAGGGAAGACGGCAACATCAGCTAAAGAAGCGCTAGAGAATGCACGAGATATCGGATACCCTGTTGTTGTACGCCCTTCATACGTTTTAGGGGGACGCGCGATGGAAATCGTGCATAATGACGCTGAACTTGAAAACTATATGAATGAAGCGGTTAAGGCTAGCCCAGAACATCCGGTTTTAGTCGATCGCTATTTAACAGGTAAAGAAATCGAAGTTGATGCAATTTGTGATGGTGAAACTGTAATTATTCCGGGAATTATGGAACATATTGAACGAGCAGGTGTGCATTCAGGTGACTCCATTGCTGTATATCCTCCGCAAACATTAAGCCAACAAGACATCGACACTTTAGAAGTGTATACGGTTAAGCTTGCGAAAGGCTTAAATGTCATCGGATTGATAAACATTCAATTTGTGTTGGCTCATGATGGGGTGTATGTGTTAGAAGTTAATCCGCGTTCGAGTCGTACAGTACCATTTTTAAGTAAAATTACTGAAATACCAATGGCACAACTCGCAATGCGAGCAATTATGGGAGAAAAATTACGAGATATGGGGTTTCAACAGGGTATACAACCTTATCAAGAAGGCGTATTTGTGAAGGCACCAGTCTTTAGTTTCAATAAATTAAAAAACGTAGACATCACATTAGGACCTGAAATGAAATCTACAGGAGAAGTGATGGGACGAGACCTTACTTTAGAAAAGGCGCTATACAAAGGACTAACTGCTGCAGGAATGGAAGTTAAAGATTATGGCACAGTATTAATTACAGTAAGTGACAAAGACAAACAAGAAATCGTTAAAATTGCAAGACGTTTAAATGAAGTCGGGTATAAAATTATTGCAACGAAAGGGACTGCCGATACATTGGCTGAACACGGTATTCGTGTAGAAACAGTCGGTAAAATTGGAGGTCAAGATGATTTACTTCATAAAATTCAAGATGGAGATGTGCAAATTGTAATTAACACAATGACTAAAGGTAAAACGATTGAACGTGATGGCTTTCAAATTAGACGTACATCCGTTGAAAATGGTGTGCCATGTTTAACATCTTTAGACACAGCAAATGCATTAACAAACGTTATTGAAAGTATGACATTTTCAATGCGAAACATGTAG
- a CDS encoding carbamoyl phosphate synthase small subunit, with protein MFEKRYLVLEDGTIYTGFKLGSNELTKGEIVFNTAMTGYQETISDPSYTGQIITFTYPLIGNYGINREDFESLVPTLNGIVVKEACTTPSNFRSQKSLDDVLKIFNIPGISGVDTRSITKKIRQHGVLKAAFVDDENTIDATIHTLKTIEFPRTEVPTVSTKTPYVSTGFNLHVVLVDFGKKQNIVRELNARGCEVTVVPYDTSAEDILKMSPDGVMLSNGPGDPKDVHVAVEMIQGILGKIPFFGICLGHQLFALSQGAHAFKMKFGHRGANHPVKDLQTGKIALTSQNHGYAIDAESIKGTDLEVTHIALNDGTIEGLRHKTAPAFSVQYHPEACPGPTDSNYLFDQFILLMLDHHKEGVRS; from the coding sequence ATGTTTGAGAAACGTTATCTAGTACTTGAAGATGGGACGATTTATACTGGGTTCAAATTGGGATCAAATGAATTAACAAAAGGAGAAATTGTGTTTAATACGGCAATGACTGGGTATCAAGAAACGATTTCTGATCCATCATATACAGGTCAAATTATTACTTTTACCTATCCATTAATAGGAAATTATGGCATTAATCGTGAAGATTTTGAATCGCTAGTTCCTACACTCAATGGTATCGTAGTCAAAGAAGCATGCACAACACCGAGTAATTTTCGTTCTCAAAAATCTTTAGATGATGTACTAAAAATATTTAATATTCCGGGTATAAGCGGTGTGGACACGCGCAGTATTACGAAAAAAATCCGTCAACATGGTGTGCTTAAAGCAGCTTTCGTTGACGATGAAAATACTATTGACGCAACAATACACACATTAAAAACGATTGAATTTCCACGTACTGAAGTGCCAACCGTTTCAACGAAAACACCTTATGTTTCTACAGGGTTCAATTTACATGTTGTGCTTGTCGACTTCGGTAAAAAACAAAATATTGTTCGTGAATTGAATGCACGCGGGTGTGAAGTTACTGTCGTCCCATATGATACAAGTGCCGAAGATATTTTAAAAATGTCTCCAGATGGCGTCATGTTATCAAACGGACCTGGAGATCCGAAAGATGTTCATGTTGCGGTTGAAATGATTCAAGGCATTCTTGGGAAAATTCCATTTTTTGGAATTTGTCTCGGTCATCAACTATTTGCCCTTTCTCAAGGTGCGCACGCATTTAAAATGAAATTTGGACACCGAGGGGCCAACCATCCTGTAAAAGATTTACAAACAGGAAAAATTGCGTTAACAAGTCAAAACCACGGTTATGCAATCGATGCCGAATCCATTAAAGGCACAGATTTAGAAGTAACACATATTGCGCTTAATGACGGTACCATTGAAGGTTTACGTCACAAAACGGCACCTGCATTTTCAGTACAATATCATCCAGAAGCGTGCCCTGGTCCAACAGATTCAAATTATCTATTCGATCAATTTATTTTGTTAATGTTAGATCATCATAAAGAAGGAGTGCGTTCATAA
- a CDS encoding dihydroorotase has product MILIQNAKMLEAGTLKQVDVLVDEGKIKSIANEIEPTVDMHVINANGHFLSAGFIDVHVHLREPGGEHKETIETGTRAAARGGFTTICPMPNTKPVPDSVEHMHNLHRLIDNHAYVRVLPYAAITERQAGKTHVDFKALADEGTFAFTDDGVGVQEAAKMYEAMQQAKVVNKAIVAHCEDNSLIYGGAMHEGKRSEALGIPGIPSICEAVQIARDVLLSEATGCHYHVCHVSTKESVRVIRDAKRAGIPVTAEVTPHHLLLSEEDVPGDNAIYKMNPPLRSTEDRQALIEGLQDGTIDIIATDHAPHATDEKKQPMTRAPFGIVGSETAFPLLYTHFVKTGKWTLQQLVDYITTKPAQVFNLPYGKLEEGAHADLTLIDLDEAYEIKAEDFLSKSTNTPFLGERVYGKTLFTMVDGEIRYKEDK; this is encoded by the coding sequence ATGATCTTAATTCAAAATGCAAAGATGTTAGAAGCAGGGACGTTAAAACAGGTGGATGTTTTAGTTGATGAAGGTAAAATAAAATCTATTGCCAATGAAATTGAACCGACAGTTGATATGCACGTGATAAATGCGAATGGCCATTTTTTGTCAGCTGGATTTATCGATGTGCACGTGCATTTAAGAGAGCCAGGTGGCGAGCATAAGGAAACGATTGAAACAGGGACACGTGCAGCAGCGCGCGGTGGATTTACAACAATTTGTCCAATGCCGAATACGAAGCCAGTTCCGGATTCCGTTGAACATATGCACAATTTACACCGCTTGATTGATAACCACGCATACGTACGTGTATTACCTTATGCAGCCATTACAGAGCGTCAAGCAGGTAAAACGCACGTTGATTTTAAAGCATTAGCTGATGAAGGTACATTTGCATTTACAGATGATGGTGTTGGTGTACAAGAAGCCGCTAAAATGTACGAAGCGATGCAACAAGCGAAAGTTGTGAATAAAGCAATTGTCGCGCATTGTGAAGACAATAGTTTGATTTATGGCGGTGCCATGCATGAAGGGAAACGAAGTGAAGCATTAGGTATACCTGGAATCCCTAGTATTTGTGAAGCAGTACAAATTGCGAGAGACGTTCTTTTAAGCGAAGCTACAGGTTGCCATTATCATGTCTGTCATGTGTCCACAAAAGAAAGTGTCCGTGTCATTCGTGATGCTAAAAGAGCAGGCATACCCGTAACAGCTGAAGTCACGCCACACCACTTATTATTGTCCGAAGAAGACGTACCTGGGGATAATGCAATTTATAAAATGAATCCACCTTTAAGAAGTACAGAAGACCGTCAAGCACTAATTGAAGGATTACAGGATGGAACAATTGATATCATTGCGACAGATCATGCACCTCATGCAACTGATGAAAAGAAGCAACCTATGACGCGTGCGCCATTTGGAATTGTGGGGAGTGAAACCGCGTTCCCACTGTTATATACGCACTTTGTTAAAACAGGTAAATGGACGTTACAACAATTGGTTGATTATATCACAACTAAACCCGCGCAGGTCTTTAACTTACCGTATGGCAAACTGGAGGAAGGCGCGCATGCAGATTTAACGTTGATTGATTTAGATGAAGCATATGAAATAAAAGCCGAGGACTTTTTGTCTAAATCTACAAATACACCATTTTTAGGAGAACGTGTGTATGGTAAAACATTATTCACGATGGTTGATGGAGAGATTCGTTATAAGGAGGATAAATAA
- a CDS encoding aspartate carbamoyltransferase catalytic subunit: MQHLVSMEKLSTEDIKHLIEVASQYKHGEVRPSLKGKYIANLFFENSTRTKCSFEMAEHHLEMKQINFEIATSSVQKGESLYDTCRTLQSIGCDALVIRHYENNYYDALLDMGIPIINAGDGSGQHPTQSLLDLMTIYEAFGRFENLNVVICGDIKNSRVARSNYQSLTALGANVVFSSPDIWQDETMGGTYVDLDDVIDKVDIVMLLRVQHERHGQGTTAFDAEMYHEQYGLNETRYAKLKDDAIIMHPAPVNRNVEIADALVEAPKSRIFKQMQNGVYLRMAVLTETIQ, from the coding sequence ATGCAACATTTAGTATCAATGGAAAAGTTATCTACTGAAGACATTAAACACCTAATAGAAGTGGCGTCTCAATATAAACACGGAGAGGTTCGACCGAGTTTAAAAGGAAAATATATTGCAAATTTGTTTTTCGAGAATTCGACACGTACGAAATGTAGTTTTGAAATGGCAGAGCACCATTTAGAAATGAAACAAATCAACTTTGAAATTGCCACTTCCTCCGTTCAAAAAGGGGAATCTTTGTATGACACATGTCGAACGTTACAAAGTATTGGATGTGATGCGCTCGTTATCCGTCACTATGAAAATAACTATTACGACGCATTATTAGACATGGGTATTCCTATCATAAATGCAGGAGATGGCAGTGGCCAACATCCTACACAAAGTTTATTAGACTTAATGACCATTTATGAAGCATTTGGACGTTTTGAAAATTTGAATGTCGTCATATGTGGAGATATTAAAAACTCACGTGTTGCGCGTAGTAATTATCAAAGTTTAACAGCACTTGGTGCAAATGTCGTATTTTCAAGTCCTGATATTTGGCAAGATGAGACGATGGGAGGAACTTACGTCGATTTAGATGATGTCATTGATAAAGTCGATATCGTTATGTTATTGCGTGTACAGCATGAACGTCATGGTCAAGGGACAACGGCATTTGATGCTGAAATGTATCATGAGCAGTACGGATTAAATGAAACGCGTTATGCAAAGTTAAAAGATGATGCAATTATTATGCATCCAGCACCAGTGAACCGCAATGTTGAAATCGCTGATGCATTAGTAGAAGCACCTAAATCGCGAATATTCAAACAAATGCAAAATGGTGTGTATTTAAGAATGGCGGTATTAACAGAAACGATTCAGTAA
- a CDS encoding uracil-xanthine permease family protein, with protein MQNEEMFKRTVQPVLDVHEKPKPAQWAFLSIQHLFAMFGATVLVPFLTGLPVSSALLASGVGTLLYILITKGKIPAYLGSSFAFITPIITGLSTNSLGDMLVALFMSGVMYVLIGIAIKISGTNWLMHILPPVVVGPVIMVIGLSLAPTAVNMAMFENAGEMKGYNLTYVAVAAITLFVTLIVQGFAKGFFSLIPVLIGIIVGYIAAISFGIVDFTKVQDASWLQFPDIYIPFADYHPSIHLGLIAVMLPIVFVTVSEHIGHQMVINKIVGRNFFEDPGLHRSIIGDGVSTMFSSIIGGPPSTTYGENIGVLAITKIYSIYVIAGAAVIAIMLGFVGKFTALISSIPTPVMGGVSILLFGTIAASGLRMIVESHVDFAQNRNLVIASVILVIGIGNMMLNLSDLGVKLTIEGMALSATAGIILNLLLPKR; from the coding sequence ATGCAAAATGAAGAGATGTTTAAACGCACGGTACAACCCGTTTTAGATGTTCATGAAAAACCAAAACCAGCACAATGGGCTTTTTTAAGCATACAACATTTATTTGCAATGTTCGGTGCGACTGTACTCGTACCATTCTTAACAGGATTGCCTGTGTCCTCAGCTTTACTGGCATCAGGAGTAGGGACACTCTTATATATTCTAATTACAAAAGGAAAAATACCAGCGTATTTAGGATCAAGTTTTGCCTTTATCACGCCAATAATTACAGGACTCAGTACGAACAGCTTAGGTGATATGTTAGTTGCGCTATTTATGAGTGGTGTGATGTATGTTCTTATCGGTATTGCTATTAAAATCAGTGGGACGAATTGGTTAATGCACATTTTGCCACCAGTGGTAGTTGGACCTGTCATTATGGTCATTGGCTTAAGTCTAGCGCCTACAGCTGTAAATATGGCGATGTTTGAAAATGCTGGGGAAATGAAAGGATACAACTTGACTTATGTCGCAGTTGCAGCCATCACATTATTTGTCACTTTAATTGTTCAAGGATTCGCCAAAGGTTTTTTCTCATTAATTCCAGTTTTAATCGGGATAATCGTAGGATATATTGCAGCAATATCATTTGGCATTGTTGATTTCACTAAGGTTCAAGATGCATCATGGTTACAATTTCCAGACATTTACATACCATTTGCGGATTATCATCCTTCAATTCATCTAGGTTTAATCGCAGTGATGTTACCCATTGTATTTGTAACAGTGAGTGAACATATTGGTCATCAAATGGTGATAAACAAAATTGTAGGTAGAAATTTCTTTGAAGATCCTGGGTTACATCGCTCTATTATTGGCGATGGTGTGTCTACAATGTTTTCTAGTATTATTGGTGGTCCGCCTAGTACAACATATGGTGAAAACATTGGGGTACTTGCGATAACAAAAATCTATAGTATTTATGTCATCGCAGGTGCTGCAGTTATCGCGATTATGCTTGGCTTTGTTGGGAAATTCACAGCATTAATTTCATCTATACCTACACCTGTGATGGGTGGTGTTTCCATTTTACTCTTTGGAACTATCGCTGCAAGCGGGTTGCGCATGATTGTTGAAAGTCATGTTGATTTTGCACAAAACAGAAATTTAGTGATTGCCTCTGTCATTCTCGTAATTGGCATTGGTAATATGATGCTGAATTTATCAGATTTAGGTGTGAAATTAACAATCGAAGGAATGGCATTATCTGCGACAGCAGGCATTATTTTAAATCTCTTACTACCAAAACGTTAA